One window from the genome of bacterium encodes:
- a CDS encoding ABC transporter permease, giving the protein MLRFGLERLLATIPVLVGVSVVVFLTMKLIPGDAAQVLAGPQATAEQVALIRQSLGLDRPLYVQYAAWLSRAVRGNLGRSIQLEAPVTEMVVARLRNTLILAIAASVLAVAIGVPAGILSATHKSSIVDRASMVVALFGNSMPAFWLGLVFILVFSLHFRLFPSNGMYSLRGPAGLPDLLWHLTLPALTLAGVPAAVLARLTRSNLLETLADDYVRTARAKGLREPRVVARHALGNALLPVVTLMGIQIGYLLGGSILVETVFSWPGLGLQLYDAIGARDLPLVQGGVLLVATMFVLINLCVDICYGVLDPRIRYGT; this is encoded by the coding sequence ATGCTTCGGTTCGGCCTCGAGCGGCTGCTGGCCACGATCCCGGTGCTGGTGGGCGTCTCCGTCGTGGTGTTTCTCACGATGAAGCTGATCCCCGGCGACGCCGCGCAGGTGCTGGCCGGGCCGCAGGCCACGGCGGAGCAGGTCGCGCTCATCCGCCAGAGCCTCGGTTTGGACCGGCCGCTCTACGTGCAGTACGCGGCGTGGCTGAGCCGGGCGGTCCGCGGCAATCTCGGACGGTCCATTCAGCTGGAAGCGCCGGTCACCGAGATGGTGGTCGCCCGGCTCCGGAATACGCTGATCCTGGCGATCGCCGCGTCGGTGCTGGCCGTGGCGATCGGCGTGCCGGCCGGCATTCTCTCCGCGACCCACAAATCCTCGATCGTCGACCGCGCGTCGATGGTCGTGGCGCTGTTCGGGAACAGCATGCCGGCCTTCTGGCTGGGCCTGGTGTTCATTCTGGTCTTCTCGCTGCACTTTCGCCTGTTCCCGTCGAACGGCATGTACTCGCTGCGGGGGCCGGCCGGGCTGCCGGATCTGCTCTGGCATCTCACCCTCCCCGCGCTCACGCTCGCCGGCGTGCCCGCGGCGGTCCTCGCCCGGCTCACCCGATCAAATCTGCTCGAGACGCTCGCGGACGACTACGTGCGGACGGCGCGCGCGAAAGGGTTGCGGGAGCCGCGCGTCGTGGCGCGCCACGCGCTGGGCAACGCCCTCCTCCCGGTCGTGACGCTCATGGGCATCCAAATCGGATACCTGCTCGGCGGCTCGATCCTGGTCGAAACCGTGTTCTCGTGGCCGGGGCTGGGGCTGCAGCTCTACGATGCGATCGGCGCGCGCGACCTGCCGCTCGTGCAGGGCGGGGTGCTGCTCGTCGCCACGATGTTTGTGCTGATCAATCTCTGCGTCGACATCTGCTACGGCGTGCTCGATCCGCGAATCCGGTACGGTACGTGA
- a CDS encoding ABC transporter permease, giving the protein MSESGSIAARPALLGADGPRRDSRGFSALVWRRLRREPMLAAALAVIVAVILTAVLAPQLAPYDPTRVAPRIRLAPPGTAGHALGTDELGRDVLSRLMWGSRISLIVGIVPVVLSALGGTAVGLVAGYYGRLDQIITRSLDVLFAFPAILLALAIVATLGPSIYNAMLAITVVAIPSFARLVRSLVLGLRQRPFVEAAQSLGAGTRRILWRHILPNTVSSVIVYGTFETGKTIVFAAALSFLGLGVQPPTPEWGAMLSEGRTALAGAWHVATIPGVAIFLVSLCFNILGDGLRDALDPRQIL; this is encoded by the coding sequence GTGAGCGAGAGCGGGAGCATCGCCGCCAGGCCGGCCCTGCTGGGCGCCGATGGGCCGCGCCGCGACAGCCGGGGGTTCAGCGCGCTCGTGTGGCGCCGGCTGCGGCGGGAGCCGATGCTGGCGGCCGCGCTCGCGGTGATCGTCGCGGTGATCCTCACGGCCGTACTGGCGCCGCAGCTCGCGCCCTACGATCCGACGCGCGTGGCGCCCCGGATTCGCCTCGCTCCGCCGGGAACGGCCGGTCACGCGCTGGGGACGGACGAGCTGGGCCGCGACGTGCTCAGCCGGTTAATGTGGGGCAGCCGGATCTCGCTGATCGTCGGTATCGTGCCGGTCGTGCTCTCGGCGCTGGGCGGCACGGCGGTGGGATTGGTCGCTGGCTACTACGGCCGCCTGGACCAGATCATCACGCGGTCGCTCGACGTGTTGTTTGCGTTCCCCGCGATCTTGCTCGCCCTGGCGATCGTCGCGACGCTCGGGCCGTCGATTTACAATGCGATGCTCGCCATCACCGTCGTCGCGATCCCCAGCTTCGCGCGGTTGGTGCGGTCGCTCGTGCTCGGCCTGCGGCAGCGGCCGTTCGTGGAAGCGGCGCAGTCCTTGGGCGCGGGCACCCGCCGGATTCTCTGGCGGCACATCCTTCCAAACACCGTGTCGTCGGTGATCGTCTACGGCACGTTCGAGACCGGCAAAACGATCGTGTTCGCCGCCGCGCTGAGCTTTCTCGGGCTGGGCGTTCAACCGCCCACGCCCGAATGGGGAGCGATGCTGAGCGAAGGGCGGACGGCACTCGCCGGCGCCTGGCACGTCGCGACGATCCCGGGCGTTGCGATCTTCCTCGTAAGTCTCTGTTTCAATATTCTCGGCGACGGCCTGCGCGATGCGCTCGACCCCCGCCAGATTTTGTGA
- a CDS encoding HD domain-containing phosphohydrolase — protein MSGPEGTPLPSGRAFVASVQRTIERLEPRGSTRAYRITLLQRFTLVSLLTTLAVGGLFGTIAIHLMEQYALDQHAHSAAVYVSEFLAPRLVTADFLQPPPARRVEFEFAARGLIGRAGILRVTVWNTHGRILYSSAPEMIGRTFPLPPPAEAALAGQTRSQILALSAGPGQKVQRAMEVFVPIVPDGAHRPVGVYDIVSDLTDLNAALNRLRWSVWANGITGLLVLYVALFTIVRRASRDLERQEVTLRGAFAGAVQSLVSAVNARDAATATHSHQVADLAGAIAEAAGLDETGVANVRIAAFLHDVGKIGIADHILDKPGPLTWEERADMRRHALVGYHILSPVPIPEAVKVAVRHHHERWDGGGYPGHLAGEAIPIAARIIAVADTFGALTADRPYRSAQESAEAAAQIEGLAGTQFDPRIVAAFQQVWRRWAEGDGSRGV, from the coding sequence GTGAGCGGTCCTGAAGGGACGCCCCTGCCCTCAGGGCGGGCGTTCGTCGCATCGGTTCAGCGGACGATCGAACGCCTGGAGCCGAGGGGATCCACGCGGGCGTATCGGATCACCCTGCTCCAGCGTTTCACGCTGGTGAGCCTGCTCACGACGCTCGCCGTCGGCGGGCTGTTCGGGACGATCGCCATACATCTTATGGAACAGTACGCGCTCGACCAGCACGCGCACAGCGCGGCGGTCTACGTGTCCGAGTTCCTCGCGCCGCGTTTGGTCACGGCCGATTTCCTCCAGCCGCCTCCGGCGCGCAGGGTCGAGTTTGAGTTCGCCGCTCGCGGCCTGATCGGCAGGGCCGGCATCCTCCGGGTCACGGTGTGGAACACGCACGGCCGGATCCTCTACAGCAGCGCGCCCGAGATGATCGGCCGCACATTTCCATTGCCCCCGCCTGCCGAGGCGGCCCTGGCCGGGCAAACCCGGTCGCAGATCCTCGCGCTTTCCGCGGGGCCGGGGCAAAAAGTCCAGCGTGCGATGGAGGTGTTCGTGCCGATCGTCCCGGACGGCGCGCATCGCCCCGTAGGCGTGTACGATATCGTGTCGGACCTGACCGATCTCAACGCCGCCCTGAACCGGCTGCGCTGGTCCGTTTGGGCGAACGGGATTACCGGTCTGCTCGTCCTGTACGTGGCGTTGTTTACGATCGTCCGCCGGGCGTCGCGCGATCTGGAGCGGCAGGAGGTCACGCTGCGCGGCGCGTTCGCGGGGGCCGTACAATCGCTCGTCTCCGCCGTCAATGCGCGGGACGCCGCCACGGCGACCCACTCCCATCAGGTGGCCGATCTCGCCGGGGCCATCGCGGAGGCGGCGGGGTTGGACGAGACCGGCGTCGCCAACGTGCGGATCGCGGCCTTCCTGCACGATGTGGGGAAGATCGGCATCGCCGACCACATCCTCGACAAGCCCGGCCCGCTGACGTGGGAGGAGCGCGCGGACATGCGGCGCCACGCGCTGGTCGGCTACCACATCCTGTCGCCCGTGCCGATCCCCGAGGCGGTCAAGGTCGCGGTTCGCCATCACCACGAACGATGGGACGGAGGCGGGTACCCGGGCCATCTCGCCGGCGAGGCCATTCCGATCGCCGCCCGCATCATTGCCGTCGCCGACACGTTTGGGGCGCTCACGGCCGATCGCCCCTACCGGTCGGCGCAGGAGTCGGCGGAGGCGGCGGCGCAGATCGAGGGCCTTGCCGGCACCCAGTTCGACCCGCGGATCGTCGCCGCGTTTCAGCAAGTCTGGCGGCGGTGGGCGGAGGGCGACGGCTCTCGGGGAGTCTGA
- a CDS encoding CapA family protein: MSPAARGTVSFVGDVMIRRPFAESGRGTTPGFHRAIAAMRESDVVIANLEMPLSRRGHRVPKWSNLRSDPEVIKDVRAMGMDVVTLANNHMYDYGPEALLDTLEACRGAGIACCGAGPDLESALAPVNVRAGGASVAVLSVACTLPVESSARPGKPGIAPIDVTYSFELDINLMVEQPGTVPIVHTWTSPADQKVVCDRVAALRAGEQTVVVAVHWGVPEKWLSPSLGHLAEYQRPLGHALVDAGADVIFGHHSHCLHPIEVYRRKPIFYSAGNFLFEDPRSFMAPESVIVQLGVGPDGFDVTIVPVILDANGFPELATGDGARRVFRLLSELLREFDAVLEPDGDRARLSLR, from the coding sequence ATGAGCCCGGCAGCCCGGGGAACCGTCAGCTTTGTCGGCGACGTGATGATCCGCCGGCCGTTCGCGGAGAGCGGCCGCGGCACGACGCCGGGATTCCACCGCGCGATCGCGGCGATGCGCGAGAGCGACGTGGTGATCGCGAACCTGGAAATGCCGCTGTCGCGTCGCGGCCACCGCGTTCCAAAATGGTCTAACCTGCGCTCGGACCCCGAAGTGATCAAGGACGTACGGGCGATGGGCATGGACGTGGTCACGCTTGCGAACAACCACATGTACGATTACGGTCCGGAGGCGCTGCTGGACACCCTCGAGGCCTGTCGTGGCGCCGGGATCGCGTGCTGCGGCGCCGGGCCGGATCTGGAAAGCGCCCTCGCGCCGGTCAACGTCCGCGCGGGCGGCGCGTCCGTGGCCGTGCTGAGCGTCGCCTGCACGCTGCCGGTCGAATCCTCGGCCAGACCCGGCAAGCCTGGCATCGCGCCGATCGACGTGACGTATTCGTTCGAGCTCGACATCAATCTCATGGTCGAGCAGCCCGGCACGGTGCCGATCGTGCACACGTGGACGTCGCCGGCAGATCAAAAGGTGGTGTGCGACCGCGTCGCCGCGCTGCGCGCGGGAGAACAGACCGTGGTCGTCGCCGTTCACTGGGGCGTGCCGGAGAAATGGCTGTCTCCCTCGCTCGGACATCTCGCGGAGTACCAGCGGCCGCTTGGGCACGCGCTCGTTGACGCCGGCGCGGACGTCATCTTCGGCCACCACTCGCACTGCCTGCATCCGATCGAGGTGTACCGGCGGAAACCGATCTTCTACAGCGCGGGCAACTTCCTGTTCGAAGATCCGCGGTCGTTCATGGCGCCGGAATCCGTGATCGTGCAGCTGGGAGTAGGTCCGGATGGCTTCGACGTCACGATCGTGCCGGTCATCCTCGACGCGAACGGATTCCCGGAGCTCGCGACAGGCGACGGCGCCCGCCGCGTGTTTCGCCTGCTGTCCGAGCTGTTGCGGGAGTTCGATGCCGTGCTCGAACCGGACGGTGACCGGGCGCGCCTGTCCCTGCGATAG
- a CDS encoding pyridoxamine 5'-phosphate oxidase family protein translates to MMLTEQQRAFLQPPRLAHVATVGPAGAPHVVPHWYALEGDVFYFTTVTTRRTARYLARDPRAAFVVDDATFEGRQGIEIDLTVEFIPGEAERVASALALRYLGPVGGPPYAKGMMADAGRSAFRAVPRRIRSWGL, encoded by the coding sequence ATGATGTTAACTGAGCAACAGCGGGCCTTCCTGCAGCCGCCGCGGCTCGCGCACGTCGCGACCGTCGGGCCGGCCGGCGCGCCCCACGTCGTGCCCCACTGGTATGCGCTGGAGGGCGATGTCTTCTACTTCACGACCGTGACGACGAGGCGGACGGCGCGCTACCTCGCGCGCGATCCCCGCGCGGCCTTCGTCGTCGACGACGCCACGTTCGAAGGACGGCAAGGGATCGAGATCGACCTGACCGTGGAGTTCATTCCCGGCGAGGCGGAACGCGTGGCGTCGGCGCTCGCGCTGCGGTACCTGGGTCCGGTCGGGGGCCCGCCGTACGCGAAGGGGATGATGGCCGACGCGGGGCGGAGCGCCTTTCGGG